The following are encoded in a window of Solibacillus sp. FSL R7-0668 genomic DNA:
- a CDS encoding squalene/phytoene synthase family protein encodes MTIKQLQKDAMRVLKDTSRTFYIPITFLDKELKLTVAAAYLAMRAIDEIEDHEDVSNELKHATLLKVANILKAPAFDNTAYTEALAPVADKMPEVTTRLADWLEVCPQDARTIVTSATSEMAEGMAKWALANWQVHTKEDLDDYTYYVAGLVGVMLSDLWEWSAGTKTDRELAIGYGRGLQAVNILRNEQEDLDERGVSFVPDDWTRAELFAYAEENLAKADLYMKDLDKRTIKLFCKLPLALAHKTLQAMRDGREKMSRAEVEATVEEVQQD; translated from the coding sequence ATGACAATCAAACAATTACAAAAAGATGCGATGCGCGTGTTAAAAGACACGAGCCGTACATTTTATATCCCAATTACCTTTTTAGATAAAGAATTAAAGCTAACGGTCGCAGCTGCTTATTTGGCCATGCGTGCGATCGATGAAATTGAAGACCACGAAGATGTTTCAAATGAATTGAAACATGCAACACTTTTAAAAGTAGCTAATATTTTAAAAGCACCAGCCTTTGATAACACAGCTTACACCGAAGCATTAGCACCGGTAGCAGACAAAATGCCTGAAGTGACAACACGTTTAGCAGACTGGCTGGAAGTATGTCCACAAGATGCACGCACAATTGTGACGTCTGCAACAAGTGAGATGGCAGAAGGAATGGCAAAATGGGCGCTCGCAAACTGGCAAGTGCATACGAAGGAAGATTTAGATGACTATACATACTATGTTGCTGGCTTAGTAGGTGTCATGCTTTCCGACCTTTGGGAATGGAGCGCCGGCACAAAAACAGACCGTGAGCTTGCAATTGGCTATGGACGCGGCTTACAAGCGGTAAATATTTTACGTAATGAGCAGGAAGATTTAGACGAGCGCGGTGTCAGCTTCGTACCTGATGACTGGACACGTGCGGAGCTATTTGCTTATGCGGAGGAAAACTTAGCAAAGGCCGACCTTTATATGAAGGATTTAGACAAGCGTACCATCAAGCTATTTTGTAAGCTGCCACTTGCACTAGCTCATAAAACGCTACAAGCAATGCGCGATGGCCGTGAAAAAATGTCACGTGCCGAAGTGGAAGCAACTGTAGAAGAAGTTCAACAAGATTAA
- the nhaC gene encoding Na+/H+ antiporter NhaC yields MNQTQHVKPHFIEALLLMLSIIAMISYSIIKLESVPHVPILISITLLIVYGIVKKVPFKTMEKSMIQSVATSIGAIYIFLLIGILISSWLIGGTIPTLLFMGLSIVSATFFYAIVFIITSIIGTAIGSSLTTVATIGVAMLGVASSIDALLSITAGAIVSGAFFGDKMSPLSDTTNLAATVVGIDLFAHIKNMMYTTFPAFVLTLIGYAVLSPNADEIDTTLINSYKETLLATNLIHWYSVLPLVVLIVCTILKVPSLATLAISAISGIVIAYFHSTIPLNELFSILYNGYSMETGVAAIDSLLSRGGMNSMLFTIILIVLSLSMGGLLFALGIIQTLLETLQSQLKSVGSVITGAAFTAIGINFTIGEQYLSLLLTGEAFKEKFKQLKLHPKNLARTIEDAGTVINPLVPWSVCGLFIVSTLNVPVLDYLPFAFFCLLSPVITILFGWLNITITKETH; encoded by the coding sequence ATGAATCAAACTCAGCACGTAAAACCTCATTTCATCGAGGCATTACTTCTTATGCTTAGCATTATTGCAATGATTTCCTATTCCATTATCAAGCTCGAAAGTGTGCCTCATGTGCCTATATTAATTTCGATTACGTTATTGATCGTCTACGGTATTGTTAAAAAAGTGCCTTTTAAAACAATGGAGAAAAGTATGATACAATCCGTTGCTACAAGCATTGGCGCGATTTATATTTTTCTGTTAATTGGTATTTTAATTAGTAGCTGGCTTATTGGTGGTACCATTCCAACCTTATTATTTATGGGGCTGTCAATTGTATCGGCGACCTTCTTTTACGCAATTGTTTTTATTATTACGAGTATTATCGGTACGGCGATTGGTAGCTCCCTTACGACCGTAGCTACGATTGGTGTGGCAATGCTGGGTGTCGCCAGCTCTATTGATGCTTTACTTTCCATTACTGCTGGCGCAATTGTATCAGGGGCTTTTTTCGGGGATAAAATGTCACCGTTATCAGATACAACTAATCTTGCAGCAACTGTCGTAGGTATTGACCTTTTTGCACATATCAAAAATATGATGTATACAACGTTTCCAGCATTCGTCCTAACACTTATTGGCTATGCGGTGCTATCTCCAAATGCGGATGAAATTGATACCACGCTCATTAATAGCTACAAGGAAACACTCCTTGCGACAAACTTAATCCATTGGTATTCTGTGTTGCCATTAGTCGTGCTGATTGTTTGTACCATATTGAAGGTTCCAAGCCTTGCTACACTTGCGATTAGTGCCATCAGCGGCATTGTGATTGCGTATTTCCATAGCACCATTCCATTAAATGAACTGTTTTCGATTTTATATAACGGCTATTCTATGGAAACAGGTGTAGCTGCAATTGATTCGCTACTATCCCGTGGTGGCATGAATAGTATGCTGTTTACGATCATTTTAATTGTGCTTTCCCTCTCGATGGGCGGTCTTTTATTTGCACTGGGCATTATTCAAACACTTTTAGAAACATTGCAAAGCCAATTAAAATCAGTGGGCTCTGTCATTACTGGTGCAGCATTTACAGCAATTGGCATTAACTTCACGATTGGTGAACAATATTTATCACTGCTTTTAACAGGAGAGGCCTTTAAAGAAAAGTTCAAGCAGTTAAAGCTTCATCCGAAAAACTTAGCACGCACCATTGAAGATGCAGGGACTGTCATTAACCCGCTTGTTCCATGGAGTGTATGTGGTTTATTTATTGTATCGACGTTGAATGTTCCTGTACTCGATTACTTACCATTTGCATTTTTCTGCTTACTTAGCCCAGTCATCACAATTTTGTTTGGCTGGTTGAATATCACGATTACAAAAGAAACGCACTAG
- a CDS encoding patatin-like phospholipase family protein has protein sequence MNEVKDCSLILEGGTFRTVYTAGVLDALMEEEIVMPYIAAISAGAINAVSYMSNQPERTMRVLTTYRNDPRYMGPRNILKEKSIFGLDFAYNVVPNELDLFDWEAYYNYPGEVEFGVTNAYTGKVEYKQAHTMNKTCDILQATCAIPVLFPEIKIGNAPYYDGGLTDSIPVKRAIEKGFEKHLLILTREPGYLKEASKSSTWVTKLFKKRYPRLAAAMNQRPEHYNETMQFISELEQKGNAFIFKPDRALKSFENKVDQMKANYYMGYEQATKQMAELKLFLGV, from the coding sequence GTGAATGAAGTAAAGGATTGTAGTTTGATTTTAGAAGGGGGCACTTTCCGTACGGTGTATACTGCGGGTGTGCTGGATGCATTAATGGAGGAAGAAATTGTGATGCCGTATATTGCTGCGATATCAGCGGGCGCAATTAATGCGGTTTCGTATATGTCGAATCAGCCGGAGCGTACAATGCGTGTATTAACGACATATCGCAATGACCCGCGCTATATGGGACCACGCAATATTTTAAAGGAAAAAAGTATTTTCGGACTGGATTTTGCGTATAATGTCGTGCCGAATGAGCTCGATTTATTTGATTGGGAGGCGTATTATAATTACCCTGGTGAAGTGGAATTTGGGGTAACGAATGCGTATACCGGAAAAGTGGAGTACAAGCAGGCACATACGATGAACAAAACATGCGACATTTTACAAGCCACATGTGCCATTCCGGTATTGTTTCCCGAAATTAAAATCGGCAATGCACCCTATTATGACGGGGGACTAACCGATTCGATTCCAGTAAAGCGCGCTATTGAAAAGGGTTTTGAGAAGCATTTGCTCATCTTAACACGCGAGCCGGGCTATTTAAAAGAGGCATCGAAATCATCTACTTGGGTAACGAAGCTATTCAAAAAGCGTTATCCACGTTTGGCAGCTGCAATGAATCAGCGCCCTGAACACTACAATGAAACGATGCAGTTTATTAGCGAACTGGAACAGAAGGGCAATGCATTCATATTCAAACCAGACCGCGCGCTAAAAAGCTTTGAAAATAAGGTGGATCAAATGAAGGCGAACTATTATATGGGCTACGAGCAAGCAACAAAGCAAATGGCGGAGTTGAAGCTGTTTTTAGGGGTGTAG
- a CDS encoding sigma-70 family RNA polymerase sigma factor, with the protein MVSNEQFQLVMDQHTEHLFRIAYYYTKNVHVSQDIVQDTFVKYYTTKTYEHRRELKAFLSRITINLCKDYLKSWTYRKMIVQEKLLPQRTVEQEDALLLKDERDLLDEAILSLPLKQREAIVYFYLEQMTIREIAVLLEIPENTVKSRLRSGKKILKEKLANVEWEVLINASI; encoded by the coding sequence GTGGTTTCTAATGAGCAATTTCAGCTCGTGATGGATCAACATACAGAGCATTTGTTTCGCATCGCGTATTATTATACGAAAAATGTCCATGTTTCACAGGATATTGTGCAAGATACATTCGTCAAATATTATACGACGAAGACTTATGAACATCGTAGAGAATTAAAGGCTTTCCTTTCTCGTATTACGATCAATTTATGTAAAGATTATTTGAAAAGTTGGACGTATCGTAAAATGATTGTTCAAGAAAAGTTATTACCGCAACGGACAGTTGAACAAGAGGATGCTTTACTATTAAAAGATGAGCGGGATTTATTGGATGAGGCGATTTTAAGCTTGCCATTAAAGCAACGTGAGGCGATTGTCTATTTTTATTTAGAGCAAATGACAATTCGAGAAATTGCTGTGCTACTTGAGATTCCAGAAAACACAGTGAAATCAAGACTTCGGAGTGGTAAAAAAATTTTAAAAGAAAAACTTGCCAATGTTGAGTGGGAGGTGTTAATAAATGCGTCCATATAA
- a CDS encoding YjdJ family protein produces the protein MYKYVFLLILGIFTLVFSTFFAWYEGSAIIDIPWEWNYSTPFSKLFNIEIVSGYEISQLDYFVYAAKYQPLFPIIMLLSMCYILSIIGYYLVKHHIKQGLIFLGVISCTILLFGSVAFNSLTIGGRIFFSVTLIIGFISAIITVFAYLKSAKIRTSNNTN, from the coding sequence ATGTATAAATATGTGTTCCTGTTGATCCTAGGTATATTTACATTAGTTTTCTCAACATTTTTTGCTTGGTACGAGGGAAGTGCAATCATAGATATACCTTGGGAATGGAACTATTCTACCCCTTTTTCTAAGCTTTTTAATATTGAAATTGTGAGTGGTTATGAGATTAGCCAGCTTGATTATTTTGTTTATGCCGCTAAATATCAGCCGCTCTTTCCGATAATTATGCTACTAAGTATGTGCTATATTTTGTCTATAATTGGCTACTACTTAGTAAAGCATCATATTAAACAGGGGCTTATCTTTTTAGGGGTAATAAGTTGTACAATTCTCTTATTTGGTAGTGTTGCTTTTAATTCGTTAACAATTGGAGGAAGAATCTTTTTCTCCGTTACATTAATTATTGGATTTATTAGTGCTATTATCACAGTCTTCGCTTATTTAAAAAGCGCTAAAATAAGGACCTCTAATAATACAAATTAA
- a CDS encoding YaiI/YqxD family protein has protein sequence MLKLLIDADACPVVYLALFVSSQFEIIPILFCDTSHRVERENVKTIIVDKGPDSVDFKLLSELKRGDIVITGDYGLAAMCLAKGGIVLTHNGKELTSDNIDQLLAFRYESAKIRRAGGRTKGPKKRTEENNLAFEVKFRQICERAILLKEEKRHE, from the coding sequence ATTTTAAAGCTATTAATTGATGCAGATGCCTGCCCAGTTGTTTATTTGGCGCTGTTTGTTTCATCTCAATTTGAGATAATACCTATCTTGTTCTGCGATACGTCTCATCGTGTAGAGCGTGAAAATGTAAAAACTATTATTGTCGACAAAGGACCAGATTCGGTCGACTTTAAGCTCTTGAGTGAACTAAAACGCGGTGATATCGTTATTACAGGCGACTATGGCCTTGCAGCTATGTGTTTGGCAAAAGGTGGAATAGTCCTCACACATAACGGTAAAGAACTGACGTCTGACAACATAGATCAACTGTTGGCATTTCGCTATGAAAGTGCGAAAATAAGACGTGCAGGAGGTCGCACAAAGGGGCCTAAAAAACGTACGGAAGAAAACAATTTGGCGTTTGAAGTGAAATTTCGACAAATTTGTGAACGTGCGATTTTACTGAAGGAGGAGAAACGGCATGAGTGA
- a CDS encoding phosphoribosylaminoimidazolesuccinocarboxamide synthase, whose translation MELIYTGKTKDVFKLENELYLLKFKDDVTGENGVFDPGANTVGLTIDGAGLAGLKLTSFFYSKLNELNVPTHYVDANFEEQTMTVKPATVFGKGLEVICRFKAVGSFLRRYGAYATEGQDLDAFVEVTIKDDDRQDPPISEDALAMLNLLTREEYAILKQRTIEISKFVGAELAKKGLTLYDIKLEFGRDAKTNEILLIDEISGGNMRAYKGDTYIEPLQLEQIMLAD comes from the coding sequence GTGGAATTAATTTATACTGGTAAAACAAAAGATGTATTTAAATTAGAAAATGAACTTTATTTATTAAAATTCAAAGATGATGTTACAGGTGAAAACGGTGTGTTCGATCCAGGTGCTAACACAGTAGGATTAACAATCGACGGCGCTGGCTTAGCTGGCTTAAAATTAACATCATTCTTCTACTCTAAATTAAACGAGCTTAACGTACCTACTCATTATGTAGATGCTAACTTCGAAGAGCAAACGATGACTGTAAAGCCTGCAACAGTGTTCGGAAAAGGCTTAGAAGTTATTTGCCGCTTTAAAGCTGTTGGTTCATTCTTACGTCGTTACGGTGCCTATGCTACGGAAGGGCAAGATTTAGACGCGTTTGTAGAAGTAACAATTAAAGACGATGACCGTCAAGATCCTCCAATTTCAGAAGATGCATTAGCGATGTTAAACCTGTTAACACGCGAAGAATATGCCATCTTAAAACAACGTACGATTGAAATTTCAAAATTCGTTGGTGCAGAGCTAGCGAAAAAAGGCTTAACACTGTATGATATTAAATTAGAATTTGGCCGCGATGCGAAAACAAACGAAATTTTATTAATTGATGAAATTTCAGGCGGTAATATGCGCGCATACAAAGGCGATACGTATATCGAGCCATTACAATTAGAGCAAATTATGTTAGCGGATTAA
- a CDS encoding MFS transporter, whose protein sequence is MDIKNIYYFLSSSRSFCIHIVFTLNAIYYVSQADLNPLQLVLVGTIMELAILFFEIPTGLVADFWGRKKSFIIGTFIIGVAHLLEGSFPEFWAIAIGAALWGIGWTFISGAETAWIADELENNELDLIFLKGARYGSVGSFLGIIVSVLLATAFSVQMAILIAGGVARCYCLGFYKNCTRNKICAYG, encoded by the coding sequence TTGGATATTAAAAACATTTATTATTTTTTATCGAGTTCACGTTCATTTTGTATTCATATCGTATTTACGCTAAATGCGATTTATTACGTTTCTCAGGCTGACTTGAACCCACTACAGTTAGTGTTAGTAGGAACGATTATGGAATTGGCTATCTTATTCTTTGAAATACCGACTGGATTAGTAGCTGATTTTTGGGGACGGAAAAAATCATTTATCATTGGGACGTTCATTATAGGTGTTGCGCATCTATTAGAAGGAAGTTTCCCGGAATTTTGGGCAATTGCCATTGGTGCTGCATTATGGGGCATTGGATGGACTTTCATAAGTGGGGCAGAAACAGCATGGATTGCGGACGAATTAGAAAATAATGAATTGGATTTGATTTTTCTAAAAGGCGCTCGGTATGGCTCAGTTGGTAGTTTCTTAGGGATTATTGTTAGCGTTCTTTTAGCTACTGCTTTTTCGGTGCAAATGGCGATCTTAATAGCGGGGGGGGTTGCTCGTTGTTATTGCCTTGGTTTCTATAAGAATTGTACCCGAAACAAAATTTGTGCGTATGGCTAG
- a CDS encoding D-serine ammonia-lyase → MSEQKIDVNALIAGFPLIEKLQTQQYVFWVNEPLFIQKQTISSISMEMIRNAEQKLQRFSSYIKEVFPMTKFSGGLIESDLKEIPYMKKLIEGRRGFAIPGTLMLKCDHALPIAGSIKARGGIYEVLSHAEKLALDAGLISKTDDYAKFASDEMRVFFSQYKIAVGSTGNLGLSIGMMGAKLGFQVTVHMSVEAKQWKKELLRKNGVEVIEHQTDYTEAVRQGRIAAEQDATCHFIDDENSVDLFLGYAVAGLRLQEQLKQAKVKVDAEHPLFVYLPCGVGGGPGGIAYSLKQIYGENVHIFFGEPMQSPCMLLGMMTGLHDEISVGDIGLTNQTEADGLAVGRPSRFVGTLMESVLSGCYTVDDSFLFRSLKGMFETENIFMEPSAHAGVYGPIELMMQGVGYLEKHNLQQKLPQATHIIWSTGGDLVPEELRQQYLQTEI, encoded by the coding sequence ATGAGTGAGCAAAAAATCGATGTAAACGCTTTAATAGCAGGCTTTCCATTAATTGAAAAGCTGCAAACACAACAATATGTATTTTGGGTTAATGAGCCATTATTTATTCAAAAGCAAACAATTTCGTCTATTTCTATGGAAATGATTCGGAATGCCGAACAAAAATTACAACGTTTTTCTTCATATATAAAGGAAGTATTTCCGATGACAAAATTTTCTGGCGGCCTGATTGAATCCGATTTAAAGGAAATCCCTTATATGAAAAAATTAATCGAAGGACGCCGTGGCTTTGCAATTCCAGGGACACTGATGCTGAAATGCGACCATGCGTTACCAATCGCAGGCTCGATTAAAGCACGAGGGGGCATTTATGAAGTGTTGAGTCACGCTGAAAAGCTAGCCCTAGATGCAGGACTTATCTCAAAAACAGATGATTATGCCAAATTCGCATCCGATGAAATGCGCGTATTTTTCAGCCAATACAAAATTGCGGTTGGGTCAACAGGCAATTTGGGGTTAAGTATCGGAATGATGGGGGCTAAATTAGGCTTTCAAGTAACGGTGCATATGAGTGTGGAGGCTAAACAATGGAAAAAAGAATTATTGCGTAAAAACGGTGTAGAAGTGATTGAACATCAAACGGATTATACAGAGGCAGTGCGCCAAGGTCGAATTGCAGCAGAACAAGATGCTACATGTCATTTTATTGATGACGAAAATTCAGTTGATTTATTTTTAGGGTATGCGGTTGCCGGCTTGCGTTTACAGGAGCAGTTAAAGCAGGCGAAAGTAAAGGTTGATGCAGAACATCCATTATTTGTGTATTTACCATGTGGTGTTGGTGGTGGGCCAGGTGGGATTGCCTATAGCTTAAAGCAAATTTACGGTGAAAATGTGCATATTTTCTTCGGAGAGCCAATGCAGTCGCCTTGTATGCTACTTGGGATGATGACCGGCTTACACGATGAAATTAGCGTGGGTGATATTGGATTAACAAACCAAACAGAGGCGGATGGCTTAGCTGTTGGGCGTCCATCCCGTTTTGTAGGGACGTTAATGGAATCCGTGCTGAGCGGATGCTATACTGTGGACGATAGCTTTTTATTTAGAAGTTTAAAGGGTATGTTCGAAACGGAAAATATTTTTATGGAGCCATCTGCGCATGCAGGGGTTTATGGACCAATCGAATTAATGATGCAAGGTGTCGGGTATTTAGAGAAGCATAATTTACAACAAAAGCTACCTCAAGCGACGCATATTATTTGGTCTACTGGTGGTGACTTGGTGCCTGAAGAATTACGCCAGCAGTATTTACAGACAGAGATTTAG
- a CDS encoding FMN-binding negative transcriptional regulator, whose protein sequence is MYIPKYFQMKDEHEMFRFMVHHSFATLVSQSSSGLVASHLPLTVKVDDRVLYGHFAKANSQWQGLDGQRVLVIFHGPHSYISSSWYETKDAVPTWNYTAVHVKGTLQLLQDEALIDDCLRELIDKYEAPNSSYRYDAVDSKYIASLKKGIVAFKIDIESLDGKAKLSQNHSNERQQLVIEQLKNTNDPESIAIAKLMEQNKD, encoded by the coding sequence ATGTACATTCCAAAGTATTTTCAAATGAAAGACGAGCATGAGATGTTTCGTTTTATGGTGCATCATAGCTTTGCAACGCTTGTTTCTCAGTCTAGTAGCGGACTGGTTGCGAGTCATTTACCATTAACAGTTAAGGTAGATGACCGCGTTTTGTACGGGCATTTTGCAAAGGCAAATTCGCAGTGGCAGGGGCTGGATGGGCAGCGGGTACTCGTTATTTTTCATGGGCCACATAGCTATATTTCGTCATCTTGGTATGAGACAAAGGATGCCGTCCCAACGTGGAATTATACAGCGGTGCATGTGAAAGGAACGCTTCAATTACTACAGGATGAGGCACTAATTGACGACTGTTTACGTGAATTAATCGATAAATATGAAGCACCAAATAGCTCGTATCGATATGATGCGGTGGATTCAAAGTATATCGCGAGCTTAAAAAAGGGGATTGTCGCGTTTAAAATTGACATCGAATCGCTCGATGGGAAGGCAAAATTAAGTCAAAATCATTCGAACGAGCGCCAACAGCTTGTTATTGAACAATTGAAAAATACAAATGATCCGGAAAGTATAGCAATTGCAAAGTTGATGGAGCAAAACAAAGATTAG
- a CDS encoding DinB family protein has translation MLKEKSEILAHQQDFLRFIQSLTHINEHVLLTPIRDGKWSTIEIIGHFYTWDEFVLQNRIPYLLTNSSLPSSPNADDLNLYSAHLARNEPIQHTFEKCIRIRKELIETLSDLPEENWLAELTINYSSLSLYSYFKGLMEHDIHHMRQIHTFLKDIQEIKKTETL, from the coding sequence ATGCTTAAAGAAAAATCCGAAATCCTAGCCCATCAACAGGATTTTCTTCGTTTCATACAAAGCTTGACACATATAAATGAACATGTTTTACTAACACCGATTCGTGATGGAAAATGGTCGACCATCGAAATCATTGGTCATTTTTATACTTGGGATGAATTTGTCTTGCAAAATAGAATTCCATATTTATTGACGAACAGCAGTTTGCCATCAAGTCCGAATGCTGACGATTTAAATTTATATTCAGCTCACCTTGCAAGAAATGAACCGATTCAACACACATTTGAAAAGTGCATACGTATTCGTAAGGAATTAATTGAAACATTAAGTGACCTACCTGAAGAAAATTGGTTAGCCGAGTTAACAATTAACTACTCTTCATTATCCCTGTATTCCTATTTCAAAGGTTTGATGGAGCATGATATTCACCATATGAGGCAAATTCACACCTTTTTAAAAGATATTCAGGAAATAAAAAAGACGGAAACGCTGTAG
- a CDS encoding DUF4181 domain-containing protein: protein MLIFIVIVALFAAGMLDLKLRKKFNIEKNQKFMDQYVGIWHLFLEVFLCFMFLSFVTVNVFDQKTVYALLMAFIMVLFMIRGFLEFLFRREMRRHIISFTYVALCAVCSVAIALFMK from the coding sequence GTGTTAATTTTTATCGTCATTGTAGCGTTATTTGCGGCAGGGATGCTGGATTTAAAGCTACGCAAGAAATTTAATATCGAAAAAAACCAAAAATTTATGGATCAATATGTAGGCATTTGGCATTTGTTTTTAGAGGTGTTCTTATGCTTTATGTTCTTATCGTTTGTGACGGTCAATGTATTTGATCAGAAAACGGTTTACGCATTGCTAATGGCCTTTATTATGGTGCTGTTTATGATTCGTGGATTCCTTGAATTTTTATTTAGACGTGAGATGCGTCGTCATATTATCTCCTTTACATATGTTGCGCTTTGTGCGGTATGTAGTGTGGCGATTGCGTTGTTTATGAAATAA
- a CDS encoding universal stress protein, producing the protein MVETYHNVVVAVDFSEKAKIAFERGVRIAKLTGATLHLVCVIDTHSFGSVEAYDLKYAKELKEKAAVHLDEYKKIAVEAGVENIRTIVEEGSPKVILTSLTESDLIIVGATGLNRAERFLLGSVSENVVRNAKCDVLVVR; encoded by the coding sequence ATGGTAGAAACATATCATAATGTTGTCGTAGCAGTAGACTTTTCAGAAAAAGCAAAAATTGCATTTGAACGCGGTGTCCGCATTGCAAAGTTAACAGGTGCTACACTTCACCTTGTTTGTGTAATTGATACACATTCGTTTGGTTCTGTGGAAGCATATGATTTAAAATATGCAAAAGAACTAAAAGAAAAAGCAGCTGTACATTTAGACGAATACAAAAAAATAGCGGTTGAAGCGGGTGTTGAGAATATCCGAACAATCGTGGAAGAAGGCTCGCCAAAGGTTATTTTAACGAGTTTAACTGAATCGGATTTAATCATTGTTGGTGCAACAGGGTTAAACCGCGCTGAACGCTTCTTACTTGGCTCTGTGTCAGAAAATGTTGTACGCAATGCGAAATGTGATGTATTAGTCGTACGTTAA
- the gdhA gene encoding NADP-specific glutamate dehydrogenase: MTTALINNAKQYVDNVFSKLQSKNAHQPEFLQAAEEIFLSLVPVFEQHPEYIKHNILERIVEPDRIVSFRVAWQDDNHDVQVNRGYRVQYNNVIGPYKGGLRFHPTVNESIMKFLAFEQIFKNALTGQPIGGGKGGSDFDPKGKSDAEIMRFCQAFMTELYRYVGPDVDVPAGDIGVGAREVGYLWGQYKRIRGAYESGVLTGKKPGYGGSLARTEATGYGLVYFVSEMLREANSTFLNKTVVVSGSGNVAIYAIEKAQHFGAKVVACSDSSGYIYDAEGIDLKIVKRLKEVEGKRISEYVTYRPNAVFTAGCEGIWTIPCDIALPCATQNEINGDQARTLIANGVKVVAEGANMPSNLEAINEFLDSGVLFGPAKAANAGGVAVSALEMAQNSSRTYWTFQEVDAKLHDIMKSIFNESSEAAKKYGYEGNLVVGSNIAGFVRVANGMLVEGVY, from the coding sequence ATGACAACAGCCTTGATTAATAATGCAAAACAATACGTTGATAACGTATTCTCTAAACTACAATCAAAGAACGCACATCAACCAGAATTCTTACAAGCAGCGGAAGAAATATTCCTATCATTAGTTCCTGTATTCGAACAGCATCCTGAATACATCAAACATAATATTTTAGAGCGTATCGTAGAACCTGATCGCATCGTTTCATTCCGAGTTGCTTGGCAAGATGATAATCACGACGTACAAGTAAATCGTGGTTACCGTGTACAATACAACAATGTCATCGGACCATATAAAGGCGGCTTACGTTTCCATCCAACAGTAAACGAATCCATTATGAAGTTTTTAGCATTCGAGCAAATTTTTAAAAATGCTTTAACAGGTCAACCTATTGGCGGTGGTAAAGGTGGCTCTGACTTTGATCCAAAAGGGAAATCAGATGCAGAAATTATGCGCTTCTGCCAAGCATTTATGACAGAATTATACCGTTATGTTGGTCCAGATGTCGATGTTCCTGCAGGCGATATTGGTGTAGGTGCGCGTGAGGTTGGCTATTTATGGGGCCAATACAAGCGTATCCGTGGTGCCTATGAATCGGGCGTATTAACTGGTAAAAAGCCTGGTTATGGTGGTTCATTAGCACGTACAGAGGCAACTGGCTATGGTTTAGTATACTTCGTAAGCGAAATGCTACGTGAGGCAAATAGCACATTCTTAAACAAAACGGTTGTTGTATCTGGTTCAGGTAATGTTGCCATTTACGCAATTGAAAAAGCTCAGCATTTTGGCGCTAAGGTTGTTGCTTGCTCTGATTCTTCAGGCTATATTTACGACGCAGAAGGCATCGATTTAAAAATTGTGAAGCGATTAAAAGAAGTAGAAGGCAAACGTATTAGCGAATATGTAACATACCGTCCGAATGCTGTATTTACAGCAGGCTGCGAAGGAATTTGGACAATTCCATGTGATATTGCCCTACCTTGTGCAACTCAAAATGAAATTAATGGCGATCAAGCACGTACATTAATCGCAAACGGTGTAAAAGTTGTTGCAGAAGGTGCCAACATGCCTTCGAACTTAGAAGCAATCAATGAATTTTTAGATAGCGGTGTATTATTCGGACCTGCCAAAGCAGCAAATGCTGGAGGTGTGGCAGTATCCGCATTAGAAATGGCACAAAATTCCAGCCGTACGTACTGGACATTCCAGGAAGTAGATGCCAAATTACATGATATTATGAAATCTATTTTCAACGAAAGCTCAGAAGCAGCGAAGAAATATGGCTATGAGGGGAACTTAGTAGTAGGTTCTAATATTGCAGGCTTTGTTAGAGTAGCGAACGGTATGCTCGTTGAAGGCGTGTACTAA